One genomic window of Vigna radiata var. radiata cultivar VC1973A unplaced genomic scaffold, Vradiata_ver6 scaffold_373, whole genome shotgun sequence includes the following:
- the LOC106780160 gene encoding uncharacterized protein LOC106780160 yields MVQIARRKKGRPSKADLARRSGESPAAASQPDLRRSHRRRSVRYNIIDYDGDYLDDEEDERRREKKKLKLMAKLNQDGEEEPEEENDMTPSRTAPDAPAEEYEDDENEQDEEHEHEQEEEHVEDEDGVVKGRKVESKGLHSISVSGTPVILQSGIPLPDKRTLELILDKLQKKDTYGVFAEPVDPEELPDYHDVIDHPMDFATVRQKLAAGSYTTLEQFESDIFLICSNAMQYNAAETIYHKQARSIQELGRKKFEKLRVGFERSQMEQKSEQKAGSNYFVKKQPKKPLVRTSLEPVGSDFSSGATLATITDLQPTSHPMQGGRCERPGNVDGILEANAFWIDANQEKAEDVLSGKGLHSKWGRKSVVLDESRRTSYNMSNQPIGRSESIFMTFDREMKQLVAVGLHAEYSYARSLARFSASLGPIAWKIASHRIQQALPPGFKYGRGWVGEYEQLPTPILMVNNQVQKGTSLTMKLHSTIDLSKGDKSCKNVEPSIEHPVSGQMLEGKHPLMPDGEGKPFFGSSGERICAPANILNQEQNNQSRKMGKPENKGLKQEELNSLSSSKQNNNGLVAKFTSNTPAAESKPREMVPRNKFKQPDVSGELPSGKATDTSLNRQVTGPSLETTSSNTSREGPVVHGKELGVSDPVQLKGMFAERAQKQHNLNHFVVDTPPVTLSGPSGQRDDLGNASAAAARAWMSVGAGGFKQGPDNSSSPKNQISADSLYNSTRDFHQHISRIRGDFPSAGMPFQPFQAPVPQSSHTGTVSQFPNRPTVFPHLASADQSRFQMQSPWRGLSPRSQSRQKQETFPPDLNIGFQSPGSPAKQSSGVLVDSQQPDLALQL; encoded by the exons ATGGTTCAGATCGCGAGGAGGAAGAAGGGACGGCCGTCAAAGGCGGATCTGGCGCGCCGCTCCGGTGAGTCTCCGGCAGCCGCGTCGCAGCCCGATCTCCGGCGAAGCCACCGGCGCCGGAGCGTGAGGTACAACATCATCGACTATGATGGCGACTACCTCGACGACGAGGAGGACGAGAGAAGACGCGAAAAAAAGAAGCTCAAGCTCATGGCGAAGCTGAACCAGGATGGCGAAGAAGAGCCTGAAGAAGAAAACGACATGACGCCAAGCCGCACTGCCCCTGATGCGCCGGCGGAAGAATACGAGGACGACGAAAACGAACAAGACGAAGAGCACGAACACGAGCAAGAGGAAGAGCACGTAGAAGACGAAGATGGCGTG GTAAAGGGCAGAAAAGTGGAATCGAAAGGGCTCCACTCTATTTCTGTTTCAG GAACTCCGGTTATTCTTCAATCTGGGATTCCTTTGCCTGATAAGAGGACTCTGGAATTGATCCTTGACAAGCTTCAGAA GAAGGACACTTACGGTGTGTTTGCAGAGCCTGTTGATCCAGAAGAG CTACCTGACTATCATGATGTGATCGACCATCCCATGGACTTTGCCACTGTGAGACAGAAGTTGGCAGCTGGATCTTATACTACTTTAGAACAATTTGAG agtgatatatttttaatttgctcAAACGCAATGCAATACAATGCAGCAGAGACTATATACCACAAACAG GCACGATCAATACAAGAACTTGGACGGAAGAAGTTTGAGAAGTTAAGGGTTGGGTTTGAACGCTCTCAGATGGAGCAGAAATCAGAGCAAAAGGCAGGatctaattattttgttaagaaGCAGCCAAAGAAGCCTCTAGTACGTACGTCACTGGAACCTGTTGGCTCTGATTTCTCTTCAGGAGCAACTCTTGCTACTATTACAGATTTACAGCCAACTTCCCATCCGATGCAAGGCGGTAGATGTGAGAGACCTGGCAATGTTGATGGTATTTTGGAGGCAAATGCTTTCTGGATTGATGCAAATCAAGAGAAAGCTGAAGACGTTTTATCAG GGAAAGGCCTTCACTCCAAGTGGGGAAGGAAGTCCGTTGTGCTTGATGAAAGTCGGCGTACATCTTATAACATGTCCAATCAACCAATTGGTCGTTCAGAATCAATTTTTATGACTTTTGACAGGGAAATGAAGCAGCTGGTTGCT GTTGGACTTCATGCAGAGTATTCCTATGCTAGAAGTTTGGCTCGATTTAGTGCATCTCTTGGACCTATTGCTTGGAAAATTGCTTCCCATAGAATTCAGCAGGCTTTGCCACCTGGCTTTAAATATGGACGTGGTTGGGTTGGAGAGTATGAACAGCTTCCAACCCCAATATTAATGGTTAATAATCAGGTCCAAAAAGGAACTAGTTTGACCATGAAGTTGCATTCAACTATTGACTTATCAAAGGGTGACAAAAGTTGTAAGAATGTGGAACCCAGCATTGAGCATCCTGTAAGTGGGCAGATGCTAGAGGGAAAACATCCTTTGATGCCTGATGGTGAAGGAAAACCTTTCTTTGGTTCTTCTGGAGAAAGGATCTGTGCTCCTGCCAACATCCTAAATCAGGAGCAGAACAACCAATCCAGGAAAATGGGCAAACCTGAGAATAAGGGTTTGAAACAAGAAGAGTTAAATTCTTTATCCTCAAGTAAGCAGAATAATAATGGTCTGGTTGCAAAGTTTACTAGTAACACTCCTGCAGCAGAGTCCAAGCCCAGAGAGATGGTGCCAAGGAACAAGTTCAAGCAGCCAGATGTTAGTGGAGAGTTGCCTAGTGGAAAAGCCACAGATACAAGTTTGAACAGACAAGTGACTGGTCCATCACTTGAAACTACATCAAGCAATACAAGCAGGGAAGGTCCTGTTGTCCATGGGAAGGAGCTGGGTGTTAGCGACCCTGTTCAGTTGAAGGGAATGTTTGCTGAAAGGGCTCAAAAGCAACACAATCTCAATCATTTCGTTGTTGATACTCCACCAGTGACACTATCAGGTCCATCCGGACAGAGAGATGACTTAGGCAATGCTTCAGCAGCTGCTGCCCGTGCATGGATGTCTGTTGGGGCGGGAGGGTTTAAACAAGGACCGGACAATTCTAGTTCACCCAAAAATCAGATATCTGCAGATTCTTTGTACAACTCAACAAGAGATTTCCATCAACATATTTCAAGAATTCGAGGGGATTTTCCCTCTGCTGGAATGCCTTTCCAACCATTTCAAGCACCTGTTCCTCAATCTAGTCACACAGGCACTGTTTCACAATTTCCCAACCGGCCTACGGTTTTCCCTCACTTAGCATCTGCTGACCAATCTAGATTTCAGATGCAGTCCCCTTGGCGAGGACTCAGTCCTCGTAGCCAGTCAAGGCAGAAACAGGAAACCTTTCCACCTGACTTGAATATTGGTTTTCAATCTCCAGGGTCACCTGCAAAACAATCTTCTGGTGTCCTTGTTGACTCACAGCAACCAGACCTGGCTTTGCAATTATGA